From the Lathyrus oleraceus cultivar Zhongwan6 chromosome 4, CAAS_Psat_ZW6_1.0, whole genome shotgun sequence genome, one window contains:
- the LOC127073454 gene encoding 40S ribosomal protein S11, with translation MAEQTEKAYLKQPKVFLCSKKSGKGKRPGKGGNRFWKSVGLGFKTPKEATEGTYIDKKCPFTGNVSIRGRIIAGTCHSAKMNRTIIVRRNYLHFIKKYQRYEKRHSNIPAHVSPCFRVKEGDHVTIGQCRPLSKTVRFNVLKVIPAGSSSGAKKAFGGI, from the exons ATGGCTGAACAA ACTGAGAAGGCTTATCTGAAGCAACCTAAAGTGTTTCTATG CTCGAAGAAATCTGGGAAGGGAAAGAGGCCTGGTAAAGGTGGAAATCGATTTTGGAAATCTGTTGGTCTTGGCTTTAAGACTCCCAAAGAAGCCACTGAAG GAACCTATATTGACAAGAAGTGCCCCTTCACCGGCAATGTTTCCATCCGGGGTCGTATTATAGCTGGAACTTGCCACAGTGCTAAGATGAATAGGACTATTATTGTTAGGAGGAATTATCTTCACTTTATTAAGAAGTATCAAAG ATATGAGAAGAGACATTCAAACATCCCCGCTCATGTTTCACCTTGTTTCCGTGTTAAGGAAGGAGATCATGTTACTATTGGCCAATGCAG GCCACTCTCCAAGACAGTGAGATTCAACGTCTTGAAAGTGATTCCAGCTGGATCATCCAGTGGTGCAAAGAAGGCATTTGGTGGAATATGA